The Syntrophotalea acetylenivorans genome contains the following window.
CCTCGCGACCTTCATCCCATGGCCATGCTTTCGGCCGCCGTTGTTGCCATGCAGGGAGAGTCCGTTTTTGCCCGCCGTTACAATGAGGGTATGAACAAGATGGATTATTGGGAACCCATGTACGAGGATGCCTGTGATCTCTTGGCCAGGCTACCGGGGATTGCCGCTTTTATCTATCGACTCAAATACCGCGATGATTCGCCGATTAGTGCCGACCCAGATCTTGATATGGGAGGGAATTTTGCTCATATGATGGGCATCGAAGCTCCCTACGATGATGTGGCTAGAATGTACTTCATTCTCCATTCTGATCACGAATCGGGTAATGTTTCGGCTCATACTACTCGTTTGGTGGCTTCGGCCCTGGCCGATGCCTATTACAGCTTTTCCGCTGGCGTCAACGGCCTGTCCGGCCCCCTGCATGGCTTAGCCAACCAGGAGGTTCTCCGCTGGATTCAAGGGGTTATGAAAAAGCTTGGCGGCAAGTTGCCCAGCGAAGCTGAACTGACCGACTTCCTTTGGGATACCCTCAATAGTGGCCAGGTCATTCCTGGCTACGGCCACGCCGTATTGCGTAAGACCGATCCGCGTTTTTCTGCCCAGATGACTTTTTGTGAAAAGCATTTGGCTGATGATCCCATGTTTCAATTGGTGCAAATGATCTATCGAGTGGCCCCCAAAATTCTTATGGAGCACGGTAAGGCCCGCAATCCATGGCCCAATGTCGATGCTCAATCCGGGGTTATTCAGTGGCACTTCGGAGTCACCGAATACGATTTCTACACAGTGCTGTTTGCTGTGGGGCGGGCTATCGGAGTCTTGGCTAATATCACCTGGGATCGGGCCTTGGGCTATCCCTTAGAGCGGCCCAAGTCGGTTACCCTTGATATGCTGGAGGAAGCAACAAAAGGACGTTGATGGTGATTTGCTCGTCTCACTAAATATGCTTTGCCCGGGCTCCTTGTTTCAAGGGGCCTTTTTTTTTGCGGTTATGATAATTGGAGTACGGCAGACCAAATGAAAGAAGCAAGAGAGGTAGAATTATCGTAGCGGCATTGAATATGCAGAGTTGATTGATCAACATTCGAATATTTGCTGTCAACCCTGAGGGAAAGTTTCTGGAGGATTGGTTCCGTGAAGAAAGCATTGGTTGTCGATGATAAGAAAGAGAACCGCCGGCAGGTGGCAGAAGCGCTGGTTCGTTACGGGTTTACGGATATTATTGAAGCGGAAAACGGACAGCAGGCCGTTGAGTTGGCCGTGTCCCATAAGCCAATATTGATCGTGATGGATGTCGGCATGCCGGTTATGGACGGGATCACCGCTGCTGAAAAAATAAGCAAAAAGGCGCCGGCGCCTATTGTTCTGCTGACGGGAAAAACAGATGCTCAGACAGTTGAGCGAGCCCGCCTGGCCGGTGTAATGAACTATGTAGTTAAGCCCTTTCGCGAAGAACAGTTTTATCCGGCGGTCGACTTGGCCATTCATCATTTTGTTTGTGAATCGAGTTTGCGCGATGAAGTTGACAAGCTTAAAGAAACT
Protein-coding sequences here:
- a CDS encoding citrate (Si)-synthase, whose protein sequence is MAGLKDILHKKILEQRPRVKRLLQEHGDVLFDQVTIGQVIGGARGIKCLVTDISHLDPEEGVRFRGRTIPETFAALPKAPGSCYPYVEGFWYYLLTGEVPTERQALDVVADFQRRQQIPEYVFDALRAMPRDLHPMAMLSAAVVAMQGESVFARRYNEGMNKMDYWEPMYEDACDLLARLPGIAAFIYRLKYRDDSPISADPDLDMGGNFAHMMGIEAPYDDVARMYFILHSDHESGNVSAHTTRLVASALADAYYSFSAGVNGLSGPLHGLANQEVLRWIQGVMKKLGGKLPSEAELTDFLWDTLNSGQVIPGYGHAVLRKTDPRFSAQMTFCEKHLADDPMFQLVQMIYRVAPKILMEHGKARNPWPNVDAQSGVIQWHFGVTEYDFYTVLFAVGRAIGVLANITWDRALGYPLERPKSVTLDMLEEATKGR
- a CDS encoding ANTAR domain-containing response regulator, which translates into the protein MKKALVVDDKKENRRQVAEALVRYGFTDIIEAENGQQAVELAVSHKPILIVMDVGMPVMDGITAAEKISKKAPAPIVLLTGKTDAQTVERARLAGVMNYVVKPFREEQFYPAVDLAIHHFVCESSLRDEVDKLKETLETRKVIEKAKGLLMKNGLSEDEAYRRIQKMAMNNRKSLREVAEAILLTDGMVG